In Halogeometricum sp. S1BR25-6, a single genomic region encodes these proteins:
- a CDS encoding tetratricopeptide repeat protein — translation MAEDGERDRPHRFSEGQGFSEDYEEFTLDPPELNVDPAKVDPVDTRVIADELDERNIAKDEVDVDQLVDVGLSYMQINRFEEATEAFERAAQFADEDSLEAQEAWVNKGAAHAELEEYDEAIGSYREALNIDDDSEHAASAETNLAYALWQFGETEEALHHAERAVEIDPRFGQAWYNRGFFLRERGLNEEAVNAFDNAIRLGMRTADVLEEKVRALEDLGRDDEAEQVQQQADELREQREQELIEDR, via the coding sequence ATGGCAGAAGACGGCGAGCGAGACAGACCCCACCGTTTCTCCGAGGGACAGGGGTTCAGCGAGGACTACGAGGAGTTCACGCTCGACCCGCCGGAACTGAACGTCGACCCGGCGAAGGTCGACCCGGTCGACACCCGGGTCATCGCCGACGAACTCGACGAACGGAACATCGCGAAAGACGAGGTGGACGTCGACCAACTGGTCGACGTCGGTCTCTCGTACATGCAGATCAACCGCTTCGAGGAGGCCACCGAGGCGTTCGAACGGGCCGCGCAGTTCGCCGACGAGGACTCCCTCGAAGCGCAGGAGGCGTGGGTGAACAAAGGCGCCGCGCACGCGGAGTTAGAGGAGTACGACGAGGCAATCGGCTCCTACCGCGAGGCGCTCAACATCGACGACGACTCCGAGCACGCCGCCTCCGCGGAGACGAATCTCGCCTACGCCCTCTGGCAGTTCGGCGAGACCGAAGAGGCGTTGCACCACGCCGAACGCGCCGTCGAGATAGACCCGCGCTTCGGGCAGGCGTGGTACAACCGCGGGTTCTTCCTGCGCGAACGTGGCCTGAACGAGGAGGCCGTCAACGCCTTCGACAACGCCATCAGACTGGGGATGCGCACCGCCGACGTCCTGGAGGAGAAAGTCCGCGCGCTGGAGGACTTGGGCCGCGACGACGAGGCCGAACAGGTCCAACAGCAGGCCGACGAACTCCGAGAGCAACGCGAACAGGAACTCATCGAGGACCGGTGA